From the genome of Streptomyces sp. NBC_01142:
AGGCGGCCGCCACCGGCGTGGAGGGGTTCTGCCCCGAGCTCGCGCACGAGCTGCGTCGCAACCACCTGGAGGAGGGCGGTGAGCGCGGCAAGGTGCCCGCGCACTACGTCCTCTACACCAACGCGCTCCTGTCCGACCTCGGCCTGCTCGTCAACGGCCACGTGCCCGCCCGCGAGACCGAGACGCTGGTCAACCTCCACCAGTGGATGGTCGGCTCGCACATGCCCAGCTTCATCGCCGGCGCCTACTACGCGACCGAGGCCGTGGCGATCGCCGAGACCGAGATCCTGCGCGACATCACCAACCGCTACGGCGAGCTGACCATCCAGCGCAGCGGCAGCGAGCTGAAGAACCTGCACTACTACTACGAGCTCCACCTCGACGAGGGGCACGAGGCCGCCCAGGTCGGCGGCATGAGCGTCGAGGCCGCCCACATCGAGGGCCTGGCCAGGTTCATCAAGGAGAGTGAACTCTTCCACATCGACCTGTCCCAGGCCCTCGGCGGCTGGCTGACGATCACCGAAGGGATGACACACTGGTGGGCTCAACTCGCCCACCGCGCCTCGGAGATGAACTGATGAACGCCACCCCCGACATCGTCGCCGCAGCCCAGGAGCGCTCCGGTGGATGCCTGTGCGGACAGATCCGCTTCACCGTCAAGGGCGAGGCCGTCTACCCGCACACCTGCAGCTGCCCGCACTGCAAAAAGCTCGGCGGCGGCCCGATGATGTGGTGGGTCGGCTTCGCCCCCGAGGACGTCACCTGGACCAACGGCGCCGAGCCGAACTGGTTCACCACGTTCGAGGGCGAGGCCCAGCGCGGCTTCTGCCCGAACTGCGGCAGCCGCCTCGCGGCGATCGACAAGGACGTCCCCGAACTCGGCATCGTCGTCACGGCCCTGGACGACACCAGCGGAGCCGACCTCGTCCCCGTCAACCAGTCTTTCCGCGACGACGCCGTGCACTGGCTGCCCCAGGTCCCCGACACCCAGAACAGCCCCGTCGGCTGACACCCGCGAGACCTCCGGGGCCGGCAGCCCTGACCTGCCGGCCCCCGGACCCCGCACCCTCCTGGGACCGTCTGCGCCGCGTCCGGCTCGCCGTCCGACCCGTCCCGCACCCCGCCCAGGAGAACCCATCGTGCTCACCCCGCACGCCACCAGCGAGTACGGCGCCCTGCGCCACGTCGCCATGCGCTACGCCGGCGACGTCACCCCCGACCTCGACGGCCCCGACATCCACCCCGTCCTGACCCGCCAGAAGAGCACCAGCTCCTGGAAGCCGTACGACCCGTCCACCGTCCGCACCCAGCAGGACACCCTGATCGACCTGCTGCGCAGCCGCGGCACCACGGTGACCCTCCTCGACGCCGCGCCGGGCTGTCCGGTCCAGCACTACCCCCGCGACATCGCCTTCGTCATCGACCACGTCCTCGTCATGGCGCGCCTGAACTCCGCGCACCGCCTCCCCGAAGCCGACGCGCTCACCCCGCTCCTGACCGACGCCCCGCACGTAGCCCACTTGGACGAGGGCACCGCCGAGGGCGGTGACGTCATCCTTCACACCGGCACCGTCCTGGTCGGCCTCGGCGAGGAGACGTCCCCCGCGGGCGTGGGGGCGCTGCAGCGGGCGCTGGCTCACCACGGCGTCGACCGCGAGGTCCGCCCGGTCCACTTCGCCGTCGACGGCATCGTTCACCTGGACGACCACTTCACGATCGTCGCGCCCGGCACCGCGCTCATCCACCGCGGCGTCTTCCCGCCCGCCGAATTGCGCTGGTTCGAGCGGCACTTCGACCTCATCGACGTCACCGACGAGGAGGCGCGGGCTGTCCAGGCCAACGTCCTGGCGATCGCGCCGGACACCGTGATCCTCGCCGCCGGCAGCGACCGCATCGCCGCACAGCTCGCCGCACGCGGACTCGAGGTCCTCACCGTCGACTACTCCGAGGTCACCCGGATCCCCGGCTCGCTGCGCTGCACCACCCTGCCGCTGACCCGCGCCTGATCCACCCGCGCCCCGCCCGGCCGCCGCGCCGCCGTGTGCTCATCCGCCGCCCGACTCCTGGAGCTGCCGTGTCCGACCCGCTGCAGTCCTTGCTCCTCGCCGTCCCGGTCGTGGTCCTCGCCTGCCAGGCCGGCGGGCGGGCCGTCAGGCTGGTCGGCCAGCCGCCGGTCATCGGCGAGATCCTGGCCGGGATCCTGCTCGGCCCCTCGCTGCTCGGCTGGCTCGCCCCCGGCATCCAGCACCACCTCCTGCCGCCCTCGGCCCTGCCCATCACCTCCGCCCTGGGCAACCTCGGCCTCCTGACGTTCCTCTTCCTGATCGGCCTGGAACTCGACCTCCGCAGCCTGGGCACCACCCGAGGCGCCGTGGCCGCCGTCAGCCTCACCGGAGTCCTGCTCCCCTTGGCCCTCGGCGCCGCACTGGCCCTCGCCCTCTACCCGCACTTCGCCCCCGACGGCATCGGCCGCCTGCCGTTCACCCTGTTCGTCGCCGTCGCCCTGAGCATCACCGCCTTCCCGGTCCTCGCACGGATCCTCGCCGACCGCGGCCTGGAGACCACGCCCCTGGGCACCTTCGCCCTGGCCTGCGCCGCCACCGACGACGCCCTCGCCTGGTGCCTGCTCACCGCCGCCGTCGCCCTGGCCACCTCCGGCACCGCCCTGTCGGCCCTGACCACCCTCGCCCTGACCGCCGCCTTCGCCGCCTGCCTCACCTTCGTCCTGCGCCCACTGCTCCGCGTCCTGCTCGAGCGCGCCAGCCGAACCTCCGACGACCTCGTCCTGGCCCTCCTCTTCGCCGGGCTTTGCTTCAGCGCCTACACCACCGACCAGATCGGCGTGCACCCCGCCTTCGGCGCCTTCCTGTTCGGCGCCGCCGCTCCCCGCGGCCTTCCGGCCGTCGAACGCAGCGCCGCGCGCATCCGCGCCGTCGTCCTGCCGCTCCTGCTGCCGCTGTTCTTCGTCGACACCGGCCTGCACACCGATTTCTCCACGCTGCCGGCCGGACAGTGGGGCTGGGGAGCAGCGATCCTGGCCGTCGCCGTCGTCGGCAAGTGGGGCGGCGCGGCCGGCGCAGCCAGGCTCACCGGCTCCGACTGGCGCTGGTCGGCCGCCGTCGGCACGCTCATGAACTGCCGCGGCCTGACCGAACTCGTCGTCCTCGGCATCGGCCTCCAGACCGGCGTCATCACCGAGCCCCTGTTCACTCTCCTGGTGGTCATGACCGTCATCACCACCGCGGCCACCGCACCGATACTCAGGCGCGTGGCCGGCGACGACCCAAGGATGACCCCGCCGGCACCGCACGACGATCCGGAGCGCGATACCGCCCGAGAGGTCACCCGATGACCCCGGCCCCGAACCCGGTTCTGGACGCGGTCCTCAGCCGGCGCAGCGCCCCCCGCCTGACCGAGCCCGCACCCGGCCGCGAAGAACTGGAGCGCCTCGTCCAAGCCGCGGCCACTGCCCCCGACCATGGACGACTGCGGCCCTGGCGGCTGGTCGCAGTGTCCGGGGACGAACGGGCCCGACTCGGCGATGTGCTCGGCGAAGCCGCCACCTCGCCGGAGCAGGCCCGGCGCGCCGCCACGAAGCCCCTGCGCGCCCCGCTGCTCCTGTCGATCGTGCACAGCCCCGTACCCGACCACTCGAAGATTCCCGAGTGGGAGCAACTGGCCGCCACAACCGGCATGGTCACCACACTCTCCCTGCTCCTGCACAGCCACGGCTGGGCATCGATCTGGCGCACCGGTCAAGCCGTCCAAGCACCCCGAGTACGCAAGTACCTCGGTGTCGCCGAAAGGGAGCAGCTGCTGGGCTGGCTGTACGTAGGCACTCGTTGCACGTCCAGAACCTCCCCTGAACGGCAGCCGTTCGACACCACCACCAAGATCACCTGGCCGCTCGGCGGCGCTGGCGTCTGAAGCCGCCGCCCGTCCGCAGTCACCCAGAACAGGCCGAACAGCCGACCCACCCCGAGGACC
Proteins encoded in this window:
- a CDS encoding DUF3865 domain-containing protein yields the protein MTPDNSLIQAYLKAHPETQSAVNGTLLGKFTSGNALVTAHLAPMVDWAYERIAEKVGAADLNERQARMYIEELSVFARYNAQFLKAAATGVEGFCPELAHELRRNHLEEGGERGKVPAHYVLYTNALLSDLGLLVNGHVPARETETLVNLHQWMVGSHMPSFIAGAYYATEAVAIAETEILRDITNRYGELTIQRSGSELKNLHYYYELHLDEGHEAAQVGGMSVEAAHIEGLARFIKESELFHIDLSQALGGWLTITEGMTHWWAQLAHRASEMN
- a CDS encoding GFA family protein yields the protein MNATPDIVAAAQERSGGCLCGQIRFTVKGEAVYPHTCSCPHCKKLGGGPMMWWVGFAPEDVTWTNGAEPNWFTTFEGEAQRGFCPNCGSRLAAIDKDVPELGIVVTALDDTSGADLVPVNQSFRDDAVHWLPQVPDTQNSPVG
- a CDS encoding dimethylarginine dimethylaminohydrolase family protein → MLTPHATSEYGALRHVAMRYAGDVTPDLDGPDIHPVLTRQKSTSSWKPYDPSTVRTQQDTLIDLLRSRGTTVTLLDAAPGCPVQHYPRDIAFVIDHVLVMARLNSAHRLPEADALTPLLTDAPHVAHLDEGTAEGGDVILHTGTVLVGLGEETSPAGVGALQRALAHHGVDREVRPVHFAVDGIVHLDDHFTIVAPGTALIHRGVFPPAELRWFERHFDLIDVTDEEARAVQANVLAIAPDTVILAAGSDRIAAQLAARGLEVLTVDYSEVTRIPGSLRCTTLPLTRA
- a CDS encoding cation:proton antiporter — translated: MSDPLQSLLLAVPVVVLACQAGGRAVRLVGQPPVIGEILAGILLGPSLLGWLAPGIQHHLLPPSALPITSALGNLGLLTFLFLIGLELDLRSLGTTRGAVAAVSLTGVLLPLALGAALALALYPHFAPDGIGRLPFTLFVAVALSITAFPVLARILADRGLETTPLGTFALACAATDDALAWCLLTAAVALATSGTALSALTTLALTAAFAACLTFVLRPLLRVLLERASRTSDDLVLALLFAGLCFSAYTTDQIGVHPAFGAFLFGAAAPRGLPAVERSAARIRAVVLPLLLPLFFVDTGLHTDFSTLPAGQWGWGAAILAVAVVGKWGGAAGAARLTGSDWRWSAAVGTLMNCRGLTELVVLGIGLQTGVITEPLFTLLVVMTVITTAATAPILRRVAGDDPRMTPPAPHDDPERDTAREVTR
- a CDS encoding nitroreductase, which codes for MTPAPNPVLDAVLSRRSAPRLTEPAPGREELERLVQAAATAPDHGRLRPWRLVAVSGDERARLGDVLGEAATSPEQARRAATKPLRAPLLLSIVHSPVPDHSKIPEWEQLAATTGMVTTLSLLLHSHGWASIWRTGQAVQAPRVRKYLGVAEREQLLGWLYVGTRCTSRTSPERQPFDTTTKITWPLGGAGV